One window of the Salvelinus fontinalis isolate EN_2023a chromosome 2, ASM2944872v1, whole genome shotgun sequence genome contains the following:
- the LOC129813164 gene encoding receptor-interacting serine/threonine-protein kinase 4-like, with product MDVADPSHGNMGLLRTFDSSEFGSWEKIGSGGFGQVYKVRHVQWKTWLAIKCPPCLHVDDKERAELLEEAKKMEAAKFRYILPVYGICGDPQGLVMEYMETGSLETLLAAEPLPWELRFRIIHETAVGMNFLHCMSPPLLHLDLKPANILLDAHYHVKISDFGLARWNGLSRVDEISRDGFCGTIAYLPPESIIEKNRVSDTKHDVYSFSIVIWGILTQKKPYQGENNILQIMVKVVRGMRPDLNVVPRSRPQACTGFLSLMQRCWAPLPDARPSFQEITSEAEELCSKPQEESKNQTPMPENNHCNGLTTDQNKEQKPVRPKSAMLPEKDYSLSELLSQVDSGISRSFDHVKEDCCPSKDNTSKRLSGISSVDSAFSSQDSITLSFEKENTCDSGEVQRRKLCDAIRTKDMSKLMKILQPQDVDLLLEGGYSLLHHAVTQANEEAVKFLLLNHANTNLANAHGSTPLHLATEKHLKGLAELLLGRRSTNANARDEDQYTALHCAAQNGDEAITRLLLDRGASINETDAQGRTPAHIACQHGQENVVRVLLSRGADVHVKGRDDWTGLHLAAWQGHLGIVKLLVKQAGADVDGQTTDGRTPLHMASHRGQYRVARILIELGADVHVTSTGLHTPLHVAAETGHTSTSRLLVKHDADIQARTTHGLTALHLAAQHGHLPTVKMLIEEGADPYCTNQNLRTPCHLAAEGGHCEVFKELLVHCPEGASLSDEQGLTPLHLAVRGGYTDITSMLLAQGVEVSQEEPQDSIPLPEEVPQDSIPHDTLQPAAEDYPKLLDRQQSSLAKCLQRKVVILKLTEREGNDCPEEGVTL from the exons GGAGCGAGCAGAGCTGCTGGAGGAGGCTAAGAAGATGGAGGCGGCTAAGTTCCGCTACATCCTGCCAGTGTATGGCATCTGTGGCGACCCCCAGGGCCTGGTGATGGAGTACATGGAGACAGGCTCCCTGGAGACCCTGCTGGCTGCTGAGCCTCTGCCCTGGGAGCTGCGCTTCAGGATCATCCACGAGACGGCGGTGGGAATGAACTTCCTGCACTGCATGAGCCCACCCCTCCTGCACCTGGACCTAAAACCTGCCAACATCCTACTGGACGCACACTACCATGTCAAG ATATCAGATTTTGGTCTGGCCCGGTGGAACGGCCTATCCAGAGTTGATGAAATCAGCCGTGATGGGTTCTGTGGCACTATCGCCTATCTGCCGCCGGAGAGCATCATCGAGAAGAACAGGGTGTCAGACACTAAGCATGACGTCTACAG CTTTTCCATAGTCATCTGGGGAATTCTCACACAGAAGAAACCTTACCAAG GGGAGAACAACATCCTGCAGATCATGGtgaaggtggtgagagggatgcGTCCCGATCTCAATGTTGTGCCCCGGAGTCGACCCCAAGCCTGCACGGGGTTCCTGAGCCTCATGCAGCGCTGCTGGGCCCCCTTACCTGATGCCAGACCCAGCTTCCAGG AAATCACATCAGAAGCCGAGGAGCTGTGTTCTAAACCCCAAGAGGAGTCCAAGAACCAAACTCCTATGCCTGAGAATAACCACTGCAATGGACTAACCACTGACCAG AATAAAGAGCAGAAGCCAGTCAGGCCCAAGTCTGCCATGTTGCCAGAGAAAGACTACAGCCTATCAGAGCTGCTGAGCCAGGTAGACTCTGGGATATCTCGGAGCTTTGACCATGTGAAGGAGGACTGCTGTCCCAGCAAAGACAACACCAGCAAGAGACTGTCAGGAATCTCCTCTGTAGACTCTGCCTTCTCCTCTCAAGACTCCATTACCCTCTCCTTTGAGAAAGAGAATACCTGTG ACTCTGGGGAGGTGCAGAGGAGGAAGCTGTGTGATGCCATCCGTACCAAAGACATGTCCAAGCTGATGAAGATCTTGCAGCCTCAGGACGTGGACCTCCTACTGGAGGGCGGCTACAGCCTGCTCCACCACGCCGTCACGCAGGCCAACGAGGAGGCCGTCAAGTTCCTGCTCCTCAACCATGCCAACACCAACCTGGCCAATGCCCACGGCTCCACCCCCCTCCACCTGGCCACCGAGAAGCACCTGAAGGGCCTGGCCGAGCTGCTGCTGGGCCGCCGGAGCACCAACGCCAACGCCCGGGACGAGGACCAATACACAGCCCTGCACTGTGCTGCTCAGAACGGGGACGAGGCCATCACCCGCCTACTGCTGGACCGCGGCGCCTCCATCAATGAGACGGACGCCCAGGGACGTACACCCGCACACATCGCCTGCCAGCATGGCCAAGAGAACGTGGTCAGGGTGCTGCTAAGCCGCGGGGCAGACGTCCACGTGAAGGGCAGAGATGACTGGACGGGTCTTCACTTGGCTGCCTGGCAGGGCCACCTGGGCATCGTCAAATTGCTGGTGAAGCAGGCCGGGGCGGACGTAGATGGGCAGACCACTGATGGGCGCACCCCGCTGCACATGGCCTCCCATAGGGGGCAGTACAGGGTGGCAAGGATCCTGATAGAGCTGGGGGCAGACGTCCACGTGACCTCCACGGGCCTCCACACCCCCCTGCATGTGGCGGCTGAGACAGGCCACACCAGCACCTCTCGCCTCTTAGTCAAGCATGATGCAGATATCCAGGCCCGGACCACCCATGGCCTTACCGCCCTTCACCTTGCTGCTCAGCACGGCCACTTGCCCACAGTGAAGATGCTGATCGAGGAAGGGGCAGACCCCTACTGCACCAACCAAAACCTGCGTACCCCCTGCCACCTGGCGGCAGAAGGGGGACACTGTGAGGTCTTCAAAGAGCTTCTGGTCCACTGCCCTGAGGGTGCCAGTCTGTCAGACGAGCAGGGCCTCACCCCTCTTCACCTGGCTGTGAGGGGAGGCTACACAGATATCACCAGCATGCTGCTGGCCCAGGGGGTGGAGGTATCACAAGAAGAACCACAGGACTCCATACCCCTACCAGAGGAAGTACCACAGGACTCTATCCCCCATGACACACTGCAGCCAGCAGCAGAGGACTACCCAAAGCTTCTGGATCGTCAGCAAAGCTCGTTGGCCAAGTGTCTCCAGAGAAAGGTTGTAATCTTGAAACTGACGGAGCGTGAAGGAAATGACTGTCCAGAGGAGGGAGTCACGCTGTGA